The proteins below are encoded in one region of Triticum aestivum cultivar Chinese Spring chromosome 1B, IWGSC CS RefSeq v2.1, whole genome shotgun sequence:
- the LOC123130325 gene encoding eukaryotic peptide chain release factor subunit 1-2 — protein sequence MVVEGYETDKNIEIWKVKKLIKGLDAARGNGTSMISLIMPPRDQVSRVAKMLGDEYGTASNIKSRVNRQSVLAAITSAQQRLKLYNRVPPNGLVLYTGTVVTDDGKEKKVTFDFEPFRPINASLYLCDNKFHTEALNELLESDDKFGFIIMDGNGTLYGTLSGNSREVVYKFSVDLPKKHGRGGQSALRFARLRMEKRHNYLRKAAELATHFFINPATNQPNVVGLILAGSADFKTELGKSEMFDQRLQAKIIKSVDVSYGGESGFNQAIEMSVEVLSEVKFVQEKKLLGKYFEEISQDTGKYVLGVQDTMAALEMGAVHTLIVWENLDVRRYELKNSATGETMVKYLNGGQEADQSNFVDEATCGELDVVDRVLLLEWFAENYQQYGCKLEFVTNRSQEGSQFCRGFGGIGGILRYPADVAAYDDEDDMLDDDVYEGLE from the coding sequence ATGGTGGTGGAGGGATACGAAACGGACAAGAACATCGAGATATGGAAGGTGAAGAAGCTGATCAAGGGGCTGGACGCGGCGAGGGGCAACGGCACGAGCATGATCTCGCTCATCATGCCGCCGCGCGACCAGGTCTCCCGGGTGGCCAAGATGCTGGGCGACGAGTACGGGACCGCCTCCAACATCAAGAGCCGGGTGAACCGCCAGTCCGTGCTGGCCGCCATAACCTCTGCCCAGCAGAGGCTCAAGCTCTACAACCGGGTGCCCCCCAACGGCCTCGTGCTCTACACCGGCACCGTCGTCACCGACGACGGCAAGGAGAAGAAGGTCACCTTCGACTTCGAGCCCTTCCGGCCCATCAACGCGTCGCTCTACCTCTGCGACAACAAGTTCCACACCGAGGCGCTGAACGAGCTCCTCGAGTCCGACGACAAGTTCGGCTTCATCATCATGGACGGCAACGGCACGCTCTACGGCACGCTGAGCGGCAACAGCAGGGAGGTCGTGTACAAGTTCAGCGTGGACCTGCCCAAGAAGCACGGGCGGGGAGGGCAgtccgcgctccgcttcgcgcgcctGCGCATGGAGAAGCGGCACAACTACCTGCGCAAGgcggccgagctcgccacgcacttCTTCATCAACCCTGCCACCAACCAGCCCAACGTCGTCGGGCTCATCCTGGCCGGCTCCGCCGATTTCAAGACCGAGCTGGGCAAGTCCGAGATGTTCGATCAGCGGCTGCAGGCCAAGATAATCAAGTCGGTCGACGTGTCGTACGGCGGCGAGAGCGGCTTCAACCAGGCCATTGAGATGTCTGTGGAGGTCCTCTCCGAGGTCAAGTTCGTCCAGGAGAAGAAGCTCCTTGGGAAGTACTTCGAGGAGATAAGCCAGGACACCGGGAAGTACGTCCTCGGCGTGCAGGACACCATGGCGGCCCTCGAGATGGGCGCGGTCCACACGCTGATCGTGTGGGAGAACCTCGACGTCAGGCGGTACGAGCTGAAGAACTCCGCCACGGGGGAGACGATGGTGAAGTACCTCAACGGCGGCCAGGAGGCGGACCAGAGCAACTTCGTCGACGAGGCGACGTGCGGGGAGCTGGATGTTGTTGACAgggtgctgctgctggagtggttCGCCGAGAACTACCAGCAGTACGGCTGCAAGCTGGAGTTCGTCACCAACAGGTCCCAGGAAGGATCGCAGTTCTGCCGGGGCTTCGGCGGCATCGGCGGGATCCTCCGCTACCCGGCGGACGTCGCCGCctacgacgacgaagacgacatgCTGGATGACGACGTCTATGAAGGCCTCGAATAG